From Dietzia sp. ANT_WB102, a single genomic window includes:
- a CDS encoding lysophospholipid acyltransferase family protein, which yields MKGPEFDLSQPLGGPRWGEGRRDARSDRMVGEGFLGNTTNSDAAATELGRIVDRFLTSMRMSIAQVADALPIDAEVLAPVRDLARGVDTALATGDISAMTGLADAVSAAGELLATRLTGGYEVDEFGFDEHFHTHVWLPLWRPLFEHWFRVEVIGAENIPEEGAGLIVSNHAGVLPLDGMMTTVAVHDYAGRALRLLAADLAMSLPVSAPLARRAGATLACAADAERLLEGGNVVAVWPEGFKGLGKPFADRYRLQRFGRGGFVATALAAGAPIIPCSVVGSEEIYPKIGEVPALARLLGLPYMPITPAFPLLGALGGIPLPTKWTMEFGEPIETSHLGPDAAEDPMVVFEITDQVRETIQNTLFRNLARRGSVFFG from the coding sequence GTGAAGGGCCCGGAATTCGACCTGTCCCAGCCCCTCGGTGGACCGCGATGGGGCGAGGGTCGACGCGACGCCCGCAGCGACCGGATGGTCGGGGAGGGCTTCCTCGGCAACACCACCAACAGCGATGCCGCGGCCACCGAGCTCGGTCGGATCGTCGACCGGTTCCTCACCTCGATGCGGATGTCGATCGCACAGGTCGCCGACGCGCTACCCATCGACGCCGAGGTCCTGGCCCCCGTCCGTGACCTGGCCCGCGGCGTCGACACGGCACTCGCGACGGGCGACATCAGCGCGATGACCGGGCTGGCCGACGCCGTCAGCGCTGCCGGCGAGCTGCTCGCCACCCGCCTCACCGGCGGGTACGAGGTCGACGAGTTCGGGTTCGACGAGCACTTCCACACCCACGTGTGGCTTCCCCTGTGGCGGCCGTTGTTCGAGCACTGGTTCCGGGTCGAGGTGATCGGCGCCGAAAACATCCCCGAGGAGGGGGCCGGGCTGATCGTGTCCAACCACGCCGGCGTCCTGCCACTCGACGGGATGATGACCACCGTCGCCGTCCACGACTACGCCGGACGCGCCCTGCGGCTGCTCGCCGCCGATCTGGCCATGTCGCTGCCCGTGTCGGCGCCGCTCGCCCGCCGGGCAGGTGCCACCCTCGCGTGCGCCGCCGACGCCGAGCGGCTGCTGGAGGGCGGCAACGTGGTGGCCGTGTGGCCGGAGGGCTTCAAGGGGCTCGGCAAACCGTTCGCCGACCGCTACCGCCTGCAGCGCTTCGGTCGCGGCGGGTTCGTGGCCACCGCCCTGGCCGCCGGTGCGCCGATCATCCCGTGCTCGGTGGTCGGCTCCGAGGAGATCTACCCCAAGATCGGCGAGGTGCCCGCACTCGCGCGACTGCTCGGCCTGCCGTACATGCCCATCACGCCCGCCTTCCCGCTCCTCGGCGCTCTCGGCGGCATTCCACTGCCCACCAAGTGGACGATGGAGTTCGGCGAGCCAATCGAGACCTCACACCTGGGCCCCGACGCCGCAGAGGACCCAATGGTGGTCTTCGAGATCACCGACCAGGTCCGCGAGACCATCCAGAACACGCTGTTCCGTAACCTCGCGCGCCGCGGCAGCGTGTTCTTCGGCTGA
- a CDS encoding NAD-dependent epimerase/dehydratase family protein, with the protein MDTELAARRPARAVAVVGGSRYLGAHLVGMLLRNDSVERVLAIDSVKPSPQHRRRMRDAEFVRLDPQSPRLQGILREAGIDTVVHAGLHHTDFAPGGRAAVKEANIMGSMHVIAACGRAATVKRFVLISSTSVYGSSGVDPAMFTEDMAARGQPSGGIPLDHLSVEGYVRGMSRKRPDIDVTILRIPAILGLPEPTVVGELLVPSVAPVLAGYDPRIQLLHPQDALDALLHATTGAAPGTYNIAADGVLTLTQAIRRAGHIPLPVMPAAFRLAARLLSSQGLRDIGPSQLRYLRYGRTMDTTRMRTEFGFTPRYTSEEALHAYLVDSGAEPLITRTSLERKTATLARRLPAPMASRLRAGVDTTIGELEAMGALPDPIEEEAP; encoded by the coding sequence GTGGATACCGAACTAGCAGCCCGTCGCCCGGCCCGTGCCGTCGCGGTCGTGGGCGGCAGTCGGTACCTCGGCGCGCACCTGGTGGGCATGCTGCTCCGCAACGACTCCGTGGAGCGTGTCCTGGCGATCGACTCGGTGAAGCCGTCGCCGCAGCACCGTCGACGGATGCGGGACGCCGAGTTCGTGCGCCTCGACCCGCAGTCCCCGCGACTGCAGGGAATCCTCCGTGAGGCCGGTATCGACACGGTCGTGCATGCCGGACTGCACCACACGGATTTCGCCCCCGGCGGCCGCGCGGCCGTCAAGGAGGCCAACATCATGGGCTCGATGCACGTGATCGCCGCGTGCGGGCGGGCCGCGACGGTCAAGCGGTTCGTCCTCATCTCCTCGACCTCCGTGTACGGCTCCTCGGGCGTCGACCCGGCGATGTTCACCGAGGACATGGCCGCGCGAGGCCAGCCCAGCGGCGGCATCCCGCTCGATCACCTGTCCGTGGAAGGCTATGTGCGGGGCATGTCCCGCAAACGCCCGGACATCGACGTGACGATCCTGCGCATCCCCGCGATCCTCGGACTGCCGGAGCCCACGGTCGTCGGCGAACTGCTGGTGCCGTCCGTGGCTCCGGTGCTGGCCGGGTACGACCCGCGCATCCAGCTGCTGCACCCGCAGGACGCGCTGGACGCGCTGCTGCACGCCACGACGGGCGCGGCCCCCGGCACGTACAACATCGCGGCCGACGGCGTGCTCACCCTCACCCAGGCCATCCGACGCGCCGGGCACATCCCCCTGCCGGTGATGCCCGCGGCGTTCAGGCTCGCGGCCCGGCTGCTGTCGAGCCAGGGATTGCGCGACATCGGGCCCTCGCAGCTGCGATACCTCAGGTACGGCCGCACCATGGACACCACCCGAATGCGCACCGAGTTCGGGTTCACGCCCAGGTACACCTCCGAGGAAGCGCTGCACGCCTACCTCGTGGACTCCGGTGCCGAGCCACTGATCACCCGCACCTCGCTCGAACGGAAGACCGCCACGCTCGCCAGGAGACTGCCGGCCCCGATGGCCAGCCGACTGCGCGCAGGGGTGGACACCACGATCGGCGAGCTCGAAGCGATGGGGGCCCTACCCGACCCCATCGAGGAGGAGGCGCCGTGA
- a CDS encoding helix-turn-helix domain-containing protein translates to MATTDKTEGGSQAAGGSQFLTVAEVAALMRVSKMTVYRLVHSGELPAVRVGRSFRVHSKAVHEYLDTSYFSAG, encoded by the coding sequence ATGGCGACTACCGACAAGACCGAGGGCGGCTCGCAGGCGGCGGGGGGCTCGCAGTTCCTCACCGTTGCTGAGGTCGCCGCGCTGATGCGCGTATCCAAGATGACGGTCTACAGACTCGTCCACTCGGGCGAGCTGCCCGCCGTACGGGTGGGGCGGTCGTTCCGTGTCCACTCCAAGGCCGTGCACGAGTATCTCGACACGTCGTACTTCTCCGCGGGTTAA
- the proC gene encoding pyrroline-5-carboxylate reductase, with product MTRIAVVGGGRIGEALIAGLREAGTEPSDIVVIEAVQARADQLAKKYSILSTNLDIGCEGADVIVVAVKPQDVPAVVGRIGDAISDSVHESIVVSLAAGVPTQVLENRLSAGSPVVRVMPNTAMLVGHGVSAVCKGRYARDEHLRQVVTIMESVGLVVVVSEAQMDAVTAVSGSGPAYFFLLVEAMVDAGVERGLPRDVALTLATGTALGAGAMLTAGDEGPAELRYNVSSPGGTTAAAIRQLEAGGLRGAVADAVEAAASRSRTLAEAAADDDEDD from the coding sequence ATGACGAGAATCGCAGTGGTCGGCGGCGGACGCATCGGCGAGGCCCTCATCGCGGGACTCCGTGAGGCAGGGACCGAGCCCTCGGACATCGTGGTGATCGAGGCCGTGCAGGCCCGCGCGGACCAACTGGCCAAGAAGTACAGCATCCTCTCCACCAACCTCGACATCGGCTGCGAGGGCGCCGACGTCATCGTGGTGGCCGTCAAGCCGCAGGACGTGCCCGCCGTGGTCGGCCGCATCGGCGACGCCATCTCGGACAGTGTCCACGAGTCGATCGTGGTGTCCCTGGCGGCGGGCGTGCCCACGCAGGTGCTGGAGAACCGGCTCAGTGCGGGCTCGCCGGTGGTGCGGGTCATGCCCAATACGGCGATGCTCGTGGGGCACGGCGTCTCCGCGGTCTGCAAGGGCCGCTACGCGCGCGACGAGCACCTCCGGCAGGTGGTGACGATCATGGAGAGCGTGGGCCTCGTCGTCGTCGTCTCCGAAGCCCAGATGGACGCCGTCACCGCAGTGTCCGGGTCCGGTCCCGCGTACTTCTTCCTCCTCGTCGAGGCGATGGTCGACGCCGGCGTGGAGCGGGGGCTCCCGCGCGACGTGGCGCTCACACTGGCCACGGGGACGGCGCTCGGGGCGGGCGCGATGCTCACCGCCGGTGACGAGGGGCCCGCCGAGTTGCGTTACAACGTCAGCTCGCCGGGCGGCACCACCGCGGCGGCGATCCGCCAGCTCGAGGCCGGGGGACTGCGCGGGGCCGTGGCGGACGCGGTCGAGGCGGCGGCGTCGCGGTCACGGACGTTGGCCGAGGCCGCTGCTGACGACGACGAGGACGACTGA
- a CDS encoding 30S ribosomal protein bS22, whose amino-acid sequence MGSVIKKRRKRMSKKKHRKMLRRTRVQRRKLGK is encoded by the coding sequence ATGGGTTCTGTGATCAAGAAGCGCCGCAAGCGGATGTCCAAGAAGAAGCACCGCAAGATGCTCCGCCGGACCCGCGTGCAGCGTCGCAAACTCGGTAAGTGA